From one Triticum urartu cultivar G1812 chromosome 3, Tu2.1, whole genome shotgun sequence genomic stretch:
- the LOC125547702 gene encoding putative F-box/FBD/LRR-repeat protein At5g22670: protein MAARGKAGKTKKVAVAGGKDCFQDLPEPVLELLLSFLPSRDAVRTSVLARRWRTLWKSVPALRFYPSQFDTVQAFNNFVNTLLEHRDRTSPLHECDIFPYPHGQEDEARRYVESWVQYAVSCQVYVLRVKDWSVSVYGSCLNLSSSSVISRHLTRLEFYHLAFDRSPLDLLSCQALELLDIGDCSIKLWGVFPKSLRHLKIRYSSLYSMQTPWSCFSAPGLLTFELADPHDWALFLESLTSLVTSFIRIGEDCEDNYAHYNYLGDSGNELCEDNCCVFLEGLAGATNLELISEYSMIFRKDLKWCPMFSKLKTLLPNEWCLTANFTGLLHFLQHTPILEKLTLQLPSRKDFDIVSSRSYNPAEYFLVSKHLKEVEIHCSKEDEWICQIVKILGIHGVTSAQISIKHDSWSSFRFSFQQPK, encoded by the exons ATGGCTGCAAGGGGCAAGGCCGGTAAAACCAAGAAAGTGGCCGTTGCTGGCGGTAAGGACTGCTTTCAGGACCTCCCGGAACCTGTGCTCGAGCTTCTGCTGTCGTTCCTGCCCTCGCGTGACGCCGTGAGGACGTCCGTGCTCGCTCGCCGCTGGCGCACCCTCTGGAAGTCGGTGCCAGCCCTGCGCTTCTATCCTTCTCAGTTCGACACTGTCCAGGCCTTCAACAATTTTGTTAATACATTGCTTGAGCACCGTGACAGAACATCCCCTCTTCATGAATGCGACATCTTTCCCTATCCCCATGGCCAAGAAGATGAGGCACGCCGTTATGTTGAATCGTGGGTCCAGTATGCTGTCTCGTGCCAAGTATACGTGCTTCGAGTCAAAGACTGGAGTGTGAGTGTTTATGGTTCTTGTTTGAATCTATCCAGCAGCAGTGTAATCTCCAGGCACTTGACAAGGCTAGAGTTTTATCATCTGGCATTTGACAGAAGCCCTCTAGATCTTCTCAGCTGTCAGGCACTAGAGCTGTTAGACATAGGTGATTGTTCTATCAAGCTTTGGGGTGTCTTCCCCAAATCTTTACGGCATCTGAAAATCAGATATTCAAGTCTTTATTCCATGCAAACACCATGGAGCTGCTTTTCTGCTCCAGGTCTTCTTACCTTTGAACTAGCTGACCCTCATGACTGGGCCCTGTTTCTTGAGAGCCTGACATCGCTGGTAACATCATTTATCAGGATTGGCGAAGATTGTGAAGATAATTATGCTCATTATAATTACCTTGGGGATAGTGGTAACGAGTTATGCGAAGATAATTGTTGTGTATTTCTCGAAGGGTTGGCGGGTGCTACAAATTTAGAGCTGATAAGTGAATATTCTATG ATTTTCAGAAAGGACTTGAAATGGTGCCCTATGTTTAGCAAGCTAAAAACACTGTTGCCCAATGAATGGTGTTTGACTGCAAACTTCACTGGACTACTTCACTTTCTTCAGCACACACCAATTCTAGAAAAGCTTACCCTTCAACTTCCATCTCGCAAG GATTTTGACATTGTATCAAGTAGAAGCTACAACCCAGCGGAATATTTCTTGGTGTCAAAGCATCTCAAGGAAGTTGAAATCCATTGTAGCAAGGAGGATGAATGGATTTGTCAAATTGTGAAAATCCTTGGCATTCATGGAGTAACTTCTGCACAGATTAGCATCAAACATGATTCTTGGAGTTCTTTCA GGTTCAGTTTCCAGCAGCCAAAGTAG